Proteins encoded in a region of the Globicephala melas chromosome 1, mGloMel1.2, whole genome shotgun sequence genome:
- the LOC138842620 gene encoding putative CENPB DNA-binding domain-containing protein 1, whose amino-acid sequence MSRRKHKSTGDVAGTAKKHQTITMETKVKIIEKVERGEKMVDVTHSYNVNHSTIGTILKNKHKIMEHFKSAVPMMLTIILKKRGKGMEMEKPLSVWMQDQYHRRVPPSLMLIQEKVKSLYEDLKKKLGEESEGASFNASHD is encoded by the coding sequence atgtccagaagaaAGCATAAAAGCactggtgatgtagctggtactgctaagaagcaccaaacaataacgatggaaacaaaagtgaaaataattgagaaagtGGAGCGAGGCGAAAAGATGGTAGACGTCACTCATTCTTATAACGTGAATCATTCAACCATTGGCACGATTCTAAAGAACAAGCACAAGATCATGGAACATTTCAAATCTGCTGTGCCAATGATGTTGACAATAATATTGAAGAAGCGTGGAAAAGGGATGGAAATGGAGAAACCTCTCAGTGTGTGGATGCAGGATCAGTATCATCGTCGAGTCCCTCCCAGCTTAATGTTGATTCAAGAGAAAGttaaaagcctttatgaagacttgaagaagaaactcGGCGAAGAATCAGAAGGTGCATCTTTTAATGCCAGTCATGACTAG